The region GCCGGGTCGTCGGGACGCGCGCCACCGCAGCGCAGCACCGCGCCCTCGGCGAGCCCGGCGGCGACGTACGCCTCGACCTTCTCGCGGTGCGCGGCACTGGTCAGCGGACCGGTCTCGGCAGCCTCGTCGAACGGGCCGCCGAGGCGGATCCGCTGCGCGCGCTCGACGAGCTGGTCGACGAAGGAGTCGTGGATCGACTCCTCGACCACCAGCCGGGCGCCGGCCGAGCAGACCTGGCCCGAGTGCAGGAAGACGGCGGTCAGCGCGTAGTCGAGGGCGACCTCGATGTCGGCGTCGGCGAAGACGATGTTGGGGTTCTTGCCACCCAGCTCGAGGGCCACCTTCTTCACCGTCGGCGCGGCCGCCGCGGCGATCCGGCGGCCGGTCTCGAGGCCGCCGGTGAAGGAGACCATGTCGACGCGCGGGTCGCTCGAGAGCGGTGCACCCGCGGTCGCGCCGGCGCCGAGGACGAGGTTGCCGACGCCGGCCGGGAGCCCGGCCTCCTCGAGGAGGCGCATCAGGTGGATCGCCGAGTGCGGGGTGAGCTCGCTCGGCTTGAGGACGAACGTGTTGCCCGCGGCCAGGCAGGGCGCGACCTTCCACGACACCTGGAGCAGCGGGTAGTTCCACGGCGAGATCAGGCCGCAGACGCCGATCGGCTCGTGGACCACGCGGCTGACGACCTCCGCGTTGCCGGTGTCGACCATCCGGCCGGACTCCTCGGCGGCGATGCGGCCGTAGTGCCGGAAGACCGAGACCACGTCGGCGACGTCGTACTGCCCCTCGACGAAGCGCTTGCCGGTGTCGAGGGACTCCATCCGGGCGATCTCGTCGGCGTCGCGCTCGAGCAGGTCGGCCAGCCTCAGCAGGAGGTCGCCGCGCTCACGGCTGGAGGTCGTCGGCCAGGGACCGTCGTGGAACGCGGCGTGTGCCGCGGCGATGGCGGCCTCGGTGTCGTCGGAGCCGGCCTCGTCGACCTCGGCCACGAGCGTCCCGTCGGCGGGGCAGCGGATCTCCCGGCGGCCTCCGGCGCGCGCGGACACCCACGCTCCATCGACATAGAGATCCGGCACGCGCTGACCACCCTCGGCTCGAGTACGTTGCGTATGTCGCAACCGGATGCTCGGAGCGCAACCAGCCAGACACCCGAAGGATGCTGCGACGACACCCACTCGTCAAGGGTGACCGTCACACCGTGACCTAGCGGTGACCCCAGCCCAGGCGGTGCGACGCCTCGACGGCGGCCTCGCGCACCAGGCGCACCACCTCGGGGACCCGCTCCTGCGTCAGGCGGAACGACGGACCCGACACGCTGAGCGAGGCGACCACGTCCCCGTGCGCGTTGCGGATCGGCGCCGCCACGGCGGTGAGGCCGACCTCGAGCTCGTCGATCGCGACGGCGTAGCCCTGGTCGCGCACCTGCGTGAGCTCCTCGCGCAGGTCGCCGAGCGCGGTGATCGTGTGTGGGGTGTACGTCGCCAGGGTGCCGAGGGCCGCCTCGAGCTCGGCGTCGTCGAGCCAGCTCAGCAGGACCTTGCCGTTGCTGGTCGCGTGGAGCGGGATGTGCTGGCCGACCCAGTTGTGCGGCTGGAGCGCGGACGACCCGGCGACCTGGTCGAGGTAGAGCGCCGAGTGGTCGGACAGGACGGCGATGTTGACCGTCTCCCCGGTGTCGGCGGCGAGCTGGCGCGTGAGCGGGCGGGCCTCCTGGACCAGGTCGAGGCGGGCGGTGGTGGCGCCGGCGAGCCGCAGGATGCCCATGCCGAGGCGGTAGCGGCCCCGGTCGGTGGTCTGCTCCACGAGGCGGTGCGCCTCCAGGGTCGCGACCAGCCGGAAGGCCGTGCTCTTGTGGACGCCGAGCTCGCCGGCGATCTCGGTGACGCCCGACTCCCCGGTGCGCGCGAGCACCTCCAGGATGGCCAGGGCGCGGTCGACCGACTGCACCCCGGCACCGGTGACCGCGGAGCTGGTGGAGACGATCTCCTCGCTCCGGTCCCGGCCGTCGACCACGTCCGTCATGTCCGGGACACTAGCGCAGCCTCTAGCGCGAAGGCTGTTGCGTATCGCAGACTGCGTTTCGTCGGACGCAACAGATCCGGCGCGTCCCGTCCCACGTCGTCCCAGGAGACACCATGGTCCAGGGTCCCATCGGATCCGAGTACGTCCTCACCCTCTCGTGCCCGGACCGGCCCGGCATCGTCCATGCCGTCTCCGGGTTCCTCGTCGAGCGGGGTGCGAACATCGTCGAGAGCCAGCAGTTCTGGGACCGCCTCACCGATCGCTTCTTCATGCGGATCGGGTTCGACGCCCCGTCGAGCACGAGTGCCGACGAGCTCCGGGAGGCGTTCTCCGCGATCGCGGAGCAGCGCGAGATGACGTACGAGCTGTGGTCGGCCGCCGCGCCCTACCGCACCCTCATCATGGTCTCCAAGCACCTGCACTGCCTCAACGACCTGCTCTTCCGCGCCAGCACCGGCGCACTGCAGATCGAGATCCCGGCGGTCGTGTCCAACCACCCCGACGCCGAGGCGCTCGTGACGTCCTACGGCCTCGACTTCCACCACATCCCGGTGACGCCCGAGACGAAGGTCGACGCCGAGAAGCAGCTGATGGAGCTCGTCGACGAGACCGGCACCCACCTGGTCGTGCTCGCCCGCTACATGCAGGTGCTCACCGACGACCTGTGCCGCCAGCTGTCGGGTCGCGCGATCAACATCCACCACTCGTTCCTGCCGAGCTTCAAGGGCGCCAAGCCCTACCACCAGGCCTTCGACCGCGGGGTCAAGCTGGTGGGCGCGACCGCGCACTACGTGACCGGCGACCTCGACGAGGGCCCGATCATCGAGCAGGACGTCCTCCGGGTCGACCACAACTACGACCAGGACCAGCTCGTCGCAGCGGGCCGCGACGTGGAGGCGCAGGTGCTCTCGCGGGCCGTGCGCTGGCACGCCCAGTCGCGGGTGCTGCGCAACGGCGACCGCACGGTCGTCTTCCGCTAGGCAGCCGACACGCACCACCCGCCCCCACCCCGGGGACCGATCGAGGGAGCGCCATGCAGTCCGACATCGAGATCGCCAACGCAGCCGTCCTGCGTCCCGTCCGCGAGGTCGCGGAGGAGACGCTCGGTATCACCGAGGACCACCTGGTCCCCTACGGCCACTACAAGGCGAAGGTCGACATCGGCTACCTGTCGTCCCTGGCCGACCGGCCGCTGGGCAAGCTGGTGCTGGTCACCGCCCTGTCCCCCACGCCCCCCGGCGAGGGCAAGACGACCACGACGGTCGGCCTGACCGACGCCCTGCACGGGCTCGGGCACAGGACGGTGGCCTGCCTGCGCGAGCCGTCGATGGGACCGGTCTTCGGGATGAAGGGCGGCGCGGCCGGCGGCGGCTTCAGCCAGGTCGTGCCGATGACCGACATCAACCTGCACTTCACCGGCGACTTCGCTGCGATCGCGGCGGCCAACAACCTGCTCGCCGCGCTCGTCGACAACCACATCCACCACGGCAACGAGCTCGACATCGACGTCCGCAGCATCACGTGGAAGCGGGTGCTCGACACCAACGACCGCGCGCTGCGTGAGGTCGTCGTGGCGATGGGCGGTCACGCCAACGGCTTCCCGCGCGAGGACGGCTTCGACATCGTCGTGGCCTCGGAGCTGATGGCGATCTTCTGCCTCACCGAGTCGTGGGGCGACCTCAAGCAGCGCATCGGCGACATCGTGATCGGCTACACCCGGGCGATGGTCCCGGTCACCGCGCGCGAGCTCGGGGCCGACGGGGCGATGGCCGTCCTCCTGCGCGACGCCCTCGCCCCGAACCTGGTGCAGACGCTCGGCGGGGCGCCGGCGTTCGTCCACGGCGGTCCGTTCGCCAACATCGCGCACGGCTGCAGCTCGGTCATGGCGACCCGCGCCGGCCTCCGGCTGGCCGACATCGTCGTCACCGAGGCGGGCTTCGGCGCCGACCTGGGAGCGGAGAAGTTCGTCGACATCAAGTGCCGCAAGTCGGGCCTGCGCCCCGACGTGGCCGTCGTGGTGGCGACCGTGCGCGCCCTGAAGTACCACGGCGGCGTGGCCCTCGCCGACCTCGGCACCGAGGACATCGGGGCCGTCGAGGCCGGGATGGCCAACCTGCGCCGCCACCTCGCCAACGTCCGCGAGGTCTACGGCATCCCGGCGGTGGTCGCGGTCAACCGCTTCCCCACCGACACCGACGCGGAGGTCGCCCGGGTCGTCGAGCTCGTCGCGGACGAGGGCGTGCGAGCCTTCCCCGCCACGCACTTCGCCGACGGCGGGCCGGGTGCCACCGCCCTGGCAGAGGGCGTGCTCGCCACCCTCGCCGAGCCGTCGGCGTACGACTTCTCCTTCACCTACGACGACGACCTGCCGCTCACGGCGAAGGTCGAGGCGATCGCCACCCGGCTCTACGGCGCCGGGCAGGTGACGTGGGAGGCGAAGGCCCGACGTCGGCTCCAGCGCATCGAGGGCGACGGCTTCGGCGGCCTGCCGGTCTGCGTCGCGAAGACGCAGTACTCCTTCTCCACCGATCCGACGTCGCTCGGGGCCCCGTCGGGCCACGAGCTGCACGTCAGGGAGGTACGCCTCTCGGCCGGCGCCGGGTTCGTCGTCGTGGTGTGCGGCGACATGATGACCATGCCCGGCCTGCCGCGCGACCCGTCGGCCGCCCGGATCGACCTGGCCGAGGACGGGACCATCCTCGGCCTGTCGTAGTCGCCCTCGGCGTCCCGTCAGTCGCCGAGCTCCGCGCGGCGGCGGATGACGTAGTCCTCGAGCTCCTCGCGGACCGCGTCGTCGATCGCCGGCTGCTCGTAGGCCTCCAGCGTCTTCTGGTACTCGACCGTGGCGCGGTCGTTGGCGTCGTTGCCGCCGTTGCGCATCCAGCGCTCGTAGTTCTCCGATGAGGAGAGCAGCGGGCGGTAGAAGCAGGTGCGGAAGCGCTCCATCGTGTGCATCGCGCCGAGGAAGTGGCCGCCGTGGCCGACCTCCTGGTGGGCGTCGAAGGCCATCGAGGCCTCGTCGATCTCGAGGGGCGTGAACTCGTGCTGGAGCATCTGCAGCAGCTCGATGTCGACGATGAACTTCTCGTAGCCGGCGACCAGGCCGCCCTCGAGCCAGCCGGCGGAGTGCATCACCCAGTTGGCGCCGGCCAGGAAGGTCGGCATCAGCGTCATGAGCGCCTCGTAGCCCGCCTGCGCGTCGGCGACCTGGGAGGAGGTCAGGCCGCCACCGGTGCGGAAGGGCAGGCCGAAGTGGCGCGCGATCTGGCCGGTGCAGAGCAGGCCCAGCCCGGACTCGGGGGTGCCGAAGGTCGGGGAGCCCGACTGCATGTCGATGTTGGACAGGAACGACCCGAAGACGACGGGCGTGCCGGGGCGGATCAGCTGCGACAGGGCGATGCCCGACAGCGCCTCCACGATCTGCTGCACCAGTGCGGCCGGGATGGTCACCGGCGACATTGCGCCCATCAGGATGAACGGGGTGAGCACGACCGGCTGCCCGGCGGCGGAGTACTCGAACTGCGCCTCGAGCATGCGGTCGTCCCAGCGGAGCGGGGAGTTGCAGTTGATCAGCGAGATCGACGCGGGCGTCTTCTCGATCGCCTCACGCGAGCCGAAGAGGATCGAGCTCATCGCGATCGTGTCGGCGGCGTTGACCCCCGAGACGACGTTGCCCATGTAGATCTTGTCCGTCAGCGTCTGCAGCGCGTAAGTCATGTCGAGGTGGCGGCTGTCGAGCGGGGTGTCGTTGGGCTCGCAGATCACACCGCCGGCGGAGTCGAGCACGGAGTAGGACTGCGCCAGCTTGGTGAAGTTGCGGAAGTCGTCCATCGTCGCGTCGCGTCGTACGTCGCCCTGCCGCACGAAGGGCGGCCCGTAGACCGCTCCGAAGGCCATCGAGTCACCGCCGATGTGCACGTTGTTCGCCGGGTTGCGCGCCTGGATGTCGAACTCGCCGGGCGCCTTGGCGACCTGCTCGAGGACGAAGTCGGGGTCGAGGAAGACGGTGTTGCCCTCGACCCGCTGGCCGGCCTTGCGGAACAGCTCGAGCGCGCGGTCGTCCATGAACTCGACGCCGATCTCGGTCATCAGGCGTCGCCAGCCCTTGTCCAGGGTGGCCATGGCTTCCTCGGACAGCACCTCGTAGCGCGGCATCGTGTTGCGGAACAACGGGTCCTCCTGCAGCAGATTTCGTTCGGGGGCGGCTGGAGCGACGTGACCGAATCCCTTGACCGCGGCTCACGACGGCTTCTAGCCTCATGATGTGGAACCAAGGTTCCACATCATGGAACTCGTTGGGAACCCCCTCGGACGAAGGAGTCGTCGTGAGTGACGCCGCCACCGGCACGCAGGCGCTCGACCGCGCCGCGGACCTGGTCGCGACCGTCGTCCACGCCGACGAGCCTCTGACGTTCGGCGAGCTCCAGGACTCGAGCGGGCTGGCCAAGTCCACGACCTCACGGCTCCTCACCGGCCTCGAGCGCTCCGGGCTGCTGGAGCGCGACGACTCCGGGTCCTACGTCGCCGGCCGGCTCTTCTGGCTCTACGCCGCCCGCCACGACCCGTGGGAGGAGCTGGTCCGCCTCGCCCGCCCCGTGATGGAGGAGACCGGTGAGGCCACCGGCGAGACCGTCCACCTCAGCGTCTCGCGCGCCGAGCGGGTGGTGCAGGTCGCCCAGGTCGACTCCACCTTCCTCCTCGGCACCCGCGACTGGACCGAGATCGACGTGCCCGTGCACTGCTCGGCGCTCGGCAAGGTCTTCCTCGCGTGGAGCGACCTGGCCCTGCCCGAGGGCGACCTCGAGCGCCCGACGCCCGCCACGATCACCGACCGCGCCGCCCTGCGCCGCGACGGCCTGCGTGCCCGCGAGCGCGGCTGGGCCATCACCGACGACGAGCTCGAGATCGGCCTGACGGGTCTCGCCGTCCCGGTCCTCGGCATCCACGGCGACGTCGTCGCCGCCCTGGGCATCTCCGGGCCCACCCCCCGCCTGCAGGAACGGCTCGACGACCTCGGCCGCCACCTGCTGGACCAGTCCACCGCGTTGTCGGCACTGCTGCGCGGCCCGGCCAAGCCCTCTCACCGATCCGTTCGCACGCAGGAGGTTGTCGCATGACTCCCGAGGAGATCCTCAAGGCCCTCTACGAAGAGACGCTCACGGGCAACGCCCCGCGGGTGCTCGACCTGACCAACCAGGGCCTCGAGCTCGACATGGAGCCCCAGTCGCTCCTGTTCGACGCCCTGATCCCCTCGCTCGAGGAGGTCGGTGCGCGGTTCGAGCGCGGTGACTTCTTCGTCCCCGAGATGCTCATCGCCGGTCGCGCGATGGCCGGCGCGATGGAGCGGCTGCGCCCGCTGCTCGCCGAGACCGGGGTCGAGACCATCGGCAAGTTCCTCATGGGCACCGTCAAGGGCGACGTCCACGACATCGGCAAGAACCTCGTCAACATCATGCTCGAGGGCGCCGGCTTCGAGGTCATCGACCTCGGCGTGCAGGTGGCCCCGGAGAAGTTCGTCGAGGCCATCGACCTCCACCAGCCCGACATCGTCGGCTTCTCGGCGTTCCTCACCACCACGATGCCGATGTTCAAGGCCAACATCAACGCGCTCGAGAAGGCCGGCATGCGCAACGACGTCATCGTGATGGTCGGCGGCGCGCCCGTGACCCAGGAGTACGCCGACGCGGTCGGCGCCGACGGCTACGCCGCCGACGCCTCGCAGACCGTCAGGCGCGCCAAGGCCCTGATCGAGGCCAAGCGCGCGAAGGTGATGGCATGAGCCTCCACACGGTGCTGCGCTCCGCCACCAAGGAGGTCGTGATCGGCCACGACCAGCCGTTCTGCGTCATCGGCGAGCGGATCAACCCGACGGGCCGCCGCATCTTCCAGGAGCAGCTGCGCGCCGGCGACTTCTCCGCCATCGAGCGCGACGTCAAGGCCCAGGTCGAGGGCGGCGCCAACGTCCTCGACATCAACATGGGCGTCCCCCTGACCGACGAGCCCGAGCTGCTGGCCAAGGCCGTGCAGATGGTCCAGGAGCTCACCGACCTGCCGATCTGCATCGACTCCTCGGTCGTCGAGGCGCTCGAGGCAGGCCTGTCGGTCTACCAGGGCCGCGCGCTCGTCAACTCGATCACCGCCGAGGACGACCGCATGGCGGCGATCCTCCCGCTGGTCAAGAAGTACGACGCGGCGATCATCGCGCTCCCCAACGACCACGACGAGATCCCGATGGAGGCCGACAAGCGCGTCGAGCTGACCGGAAAGATCATCCGCGTGGCCACCGAGGAGTACGGCATCGCGCAGGCCGACATCGTCATCGACCCGCTGGCGATGCCCATCGGCGCCGACACCGGCACCAGCCTGGTCACCTTCGAGGTCATGCGCCGGATCCGTGACGACTTCGGCGTGAACATGACCTGCGGTGCCTCCAACGTCTCGTTCGGCATGCCCGGTCGGCACACGCTCAACGCGACCTGGCTGCCGATGGCGATGGCCTCGGGCCTCACCAGCGCGATCATGGACGCCCGGACGCCGATGATCGTCGAGTCGGTGCGAGCCGCCGACGTGTTCCTCGGCCACGACGACTGGGGCATGGCGTGGATCTCCGCGCACCGGGCCAAGCAGGCGGCGGCGGAGGCGGCCACAGCGTGACGCAGCCTCCCGAGGGGCCCGACTTCTCGATCGCCGACGTGGCCCGTGAGGGCCTGATCGAGAGGCCGGGCACCGAGCCCGTCCCCCACGACGGCACCGGCCGCGTGGACCTCGCCTTCACCGTCCACAGCAAGGCGGAGGGCGGCGCCGACGTGCCGCCCGCCCAGCGCTCCGTGCGCGTCCCGCCCGGCGTCACCGTCTTCGACGCGGCGTCGTGGAACGGCATCGCGATCGACTCCACCTGCGGTGGCCACGGCACCTGCCACAAGTGCAAGATCCAGATCACCTCCGACGTCGACGTGCCGATCACCCGGCACGACGCGCGCACCTTCACCGAGTCCCAGCTCACCGACGGCTGGCGGCTCGGCTGCCTGGTGCACGCCACCCGCGACCTGAAGGTCGAGGTGCCGCCGCTGACCACGCGCCCGAAGGCCGCGACCGTCGGCATCGGCCGCCAGGTCATCCTGCGCCCGGCGCTGCAGAAGAGGTACGTCGAGCTCGCCGAGGCCACGCTCGCCGACCAGCGCACCGACCTGGTCCGGTTGACCGACGCCATCGACGACCTCGAGCTCACCGCCGACCTCCACGTCCTGCGGCGGCTCTCGACCGTGCTGCGGCAGTCGGACTTCAAGGTCACCGCCGTGATCGTCGACGAGGACCTCATCGACGTCGAGCCGGGCGACACGACCGGGTCGCGCTACGCCATCGCGTTCGACCTCGGCACCACGACCGTCGTCGGCACCCTCCTCGACGTCAGCACCGGCACGCCGATGGCGGTCACGTCGATGCTCAACGCCCAGCAGCCCTTCGGCGGCGACGTGATCACCCGGATCAGCGCCACGATGATGGACCCCGAGGCGCTCGGCCGGCTCCAGGACGCTGCGGGCCGCACGCTCGCCGAGCTCGCCGAGCAGGTCTGCCGTGAGGCCGGGGTCGACCCCGCCCACGTCTACGAGGTCGCTGTCGCCGGCAACGCCACGATGACCGCGCTCGCCCTCGGCATCGACCCCGAGCCGCTCGGCGTCGCGCCGTTCGTGATGTCGGCCGCTCAGCCACCATCGGTGCTCGCCTCCGACATCGGCCTCAGCGTCCACCCCCGCGCCCGGGCCTTCTTCTTCCCCGCGCTCGGCGCCTACGTCGGCGGCGACATCGTCGCCGGCATGCTGGCCACCGGCATGGACCGCGACAAGCGCACCCGGCTCTTCATCGACGTCGGCACCAACTGCGAGATCGTGCTCAGCGACGGCGAGACCATCCTGTCGACGGCGGCACCGGCAGGCCCGGCCTTCGAGGGCGGCGCCATCCGCTGCGGCATGCGCGCCGCCGACGGCGCCATCGAGGTGATCAAGCTCGACCCCCGCGCCGAGGGCGAGGACCCCGCGGTCACCCTCGGAGTCATCGGCGACGTCGAGCCCAAGGGGCTGTGCGGCTCCGGTCTCGTCGACGCGGTGGCCGAGCTGGTGAAGGTCCGGCTGCTCGACTCGAGCGGTCGCTTCGTCCCCGACGAGGACGCCAAGGAGATCGCACCCGCCCTGGCCGACCGGATGGCACGCATCGGCGAGGAGCGTGTCTTTATCCTCCACCGCCCCACGCCCGACGCCGAGCCCAACGAGTGCGTCTACCTCTCCCAGCGCGACGTCCGCGAGCTCCAGTTCGCCAAGGCCGCGATCTCGACCGGCTGGTCGCTCCTCCTCGAGGAGCTCGGACTCGAGCACCGCGACGTGCAGCAGGTGCTGCTCGCCGGCTCGTTCGGCAGCTACCTCTCCCCCGCCTCCGCGGTCCGCATCGGGCTCGTGCCGCAGCTGCCGGTGCTGCGCATCGTCGCGGCCGGCAACGTGGCCGGAGAGGGCGCGAAGATGGCCCTGCTGTCGGTCCGCGAGCGGGCCGGCGCACTGGCCCTGCTCGAGGAGGTGACCTATGTCGAGCTCTCGGACCGACCCGACTTCAACGACGCCTTCGTCGACCAGCTCTCCTTCCAGGCACCCTGACCGCCACCCTGACCGCCACCCCGACCGCCTTCCCGATCGCCAGCCCGA is a window of Nocardioides oleivorans DNA encoding:
- a CDS encoding IclR family transcriptional regulator, whose translation is MTDVVDGRDRSEEIVSTSSAVTGAGVQSVDRALAILEVLARTGESGVTEIAGELGVHKSTAFRLVATLEAHRLVEQTTDRGRYRLGMGILRLAGATTARLDLVQEARPLTRQLAADTGETVNIAVLSDHSALYLDQVAGSSALQPHNWVGQHIPLHATSNGKVLLSWLDDAELEAALGTLATYTPHTITALGDLREELTQVRDQGYAVAIDELEVGLTAVAAPIRNAHGDVVASLSVSGPSFRLTQERVPEVVRLVREAAVEASHRLGWGHR
- a CDS encoding IclR family transcriptional regulator: MSDAATGTQALDRAADLVATVVHADEPLTFGELQDSSGLAKSTTSRLLTGLERSGLLERDDSGSYVAGRLFWLYAARHDPWEELVRLARPVMEETGEATGETVHLSVSRAERVVQVAQVDSTFLLGTRDWTEIDVPVHCSALGKVFLAWSDLALPEGDLERPTPATITDRAALRRDGLRARERGWAITDDELEIGLTGLAVPVLGIHGDVVAALGISGPTPRLQERLDDLGRHLLDQSTALSALLRGPAKPSHRSVRTQEVVA
- a CDS encoding corrinoid protein, whose amino-acid sequence is MTPEEILKALYEETLTGNAPRVLDLTNQGLELDMEPQSLLFDALIPSLEEVGARFERGDFFVPEMLIAGRAMAGAMERLRPLLAETGVETIGKFLMGTVKGDVHDIGKNLVNIMLEGAGFEVIDLGVQVAPEKFVEAIDLHQPDIVGFSAFLTTTMPMFKANINALEKAGMRNDVIVMVGGAPVTQEYADAVGADGYAADASQTVRRAKALIEAKRAKVMA
- a CDS encoding aldehyde dehydrogenase family protein, whose protein sequence is MPDLYVDGAWVSARAGGRREIRCPADGTLVAEVDEAGSDDTEAAIAAAHAAFHDGPWPTTSSRERGDLLLRLADLLERDADEIARMESLDTGKRFVEGQYDVADVVSVFRHYGRIAAEESGRMVDTGNAEVVSRVVHEPIGVCGLISPWNYPLLQVSWKVAPCLAAGNTFVLKPSELTPHSAIHLMRLLEEAGLPAGVGNLVLGAGATAGAPLSSDPRVDMVSFTGGLETGRRIAAAAAPTVKKVALELGGKNPNIVFADADIEVALDYALTAVFLHSGQVCSAGARLVVEESIHDSFVDQLVERAQRIRLGGPFDEAAETGPLTSAAHREKVEAYVAAGLAEGAVLRCGGARPDDPALADGFYYLPTVLDGCTTSMSVTQDESFGPVLTVETFRDEDEAVTIANDSIYGLAGAVWTQDAGRGQRVAGRLRMGTVWINDYHPYVPQAEWGGYKQSGTGRELGLAGLEEYRETKHVWHNIRPAVQHWFSPGRSNQTTESEQAD
- the purU gene encoding formyltetrahydrofolate deformylase — protein: MVQGPIGSEYVLTLSCPDRPGIVHAVSGFLVERGANIVESQQFWDRLTDRFFMRIGFDAPSSTSADELREAFSAIAEQREMTYELWSAAAPYRTLIMVSKHLHCLNDLLFRASTGALQIEIPAVVSNHPDAEALVTSYGLDFHHIPVTPETKVDAEKQLMELVDETGTHLVVLARYMQVLTDDLCRQLSGRAINIHHSFLPSFKGAKPYHQAFDRGVKLVGATAHYVTGDLDEGPIIEQDVLRVDHNYDQDQLVAAGRDVEAQVLSRAVRWHAQSRVLRNGDRTVVFR
- a CDS encoding formate--tetrahydrofolate ligase; the protein is MQSDIEIANAAVLRPVREVAEETLGITEDHLVPYGHYKAKVDIGYLSSLADRPLGKLVLVTALSPTPPGEGKTTTTVGLTDALHGLGHRTVACLREPSMGPVFGMKGGAAGGGFSQVVPMTDINLHFTGDFAAIAAANNLLAALVDNHIHHGNELDIDVRSITWKRVLDTNDRALREVVVAMGGHANGFPREDGFDIVVASELMAIFCLTESWGDLKQRIGDIVIGYTRAMVPVTARELGADGAMAVLLRDALAPNLVQTLGGAPAFVHGGPFANIAHGCSSVMATRAGLRLADIVVTEAGFGADLGAEKFVDIKCRKSGLRPDVAVVVATVRALKYHGGVALADLGTEDIGAVEAGMANLRRHLANVREVYGIPAVVAVNRFPTDTDAEVARVVELVADEGVRAFPATHFADGGPGATALAEGVLATLAEPSAYDFSFTYDDDLPLTAKVEAIATRLYGAGQVTWEAKARRRLQRIEGDGFGGLPVCVAKTQYSFSTDPTSLGAPSGHELHVREVRLSAGAGFVVVVCGDMMTMPGLPRDPSAARIDLAEDGTILGLS
- a CDS encoding trimethylamine methyltransferase family protein, which gives rise to MFRNTMPRYEVLSEEAMATLDKGWRRLMTEIGVEFMDDRALELFRKAGQRVEGNTVFLDPDFVLEQVAKAPGEFDIQARNPANNVHIGGDSMAFGAVYGPPFVRQGDVRRDATMDDFRNFTKLAQSYSVLDSAGGVICEPNDTPLDSRHLDMTYALQTLTDKIYMGNVVSGVNAADTIAMSSILFGSREAIEKTPASISLINCNSPLRWDDRMLEAQFEYSAAGQPVVLTPFILMGAMSPVTIPAALVQQIVEALSGIALSQLIRPGTPVVFGSFLSNIDMQSGSPTFGTPESGLGLLCTGQIARHFGLPFRTGGGLTSSQVADAQAGYEALMTLMPTFLAGANWVMHSAGWLEGGLVAGYEKFIVDIELLQMLQHEFTPLEIDEASMAFDAHQEVGHGGHFLGAMHTMERFRTCFYRPLLSSSENYERWMRNGGNDANDRATVEYQKTLEAYEQPAIDDAVREELEDYVIRRRAELGD
- a CDS encoding dihydropteroate synthase yields the protein MSLHTVLRSATKEVVIGHDQPFCVIGERINPTGRRIFQEQLRAGDFSAIERDVKAQVEGGANVLDINMGVPLTDEPELLAKAVQMVQELTDLPICIDSSVVEALEAGLSVYQGRALVNSITAEDDRMAAILPLVKKYDAAIIALPNDHDEIPMEADKRVELTGKIIRVATEEYGIAQADIVIDPLAMPIGADTGTSLVTFEVMRRIRDDFGVNMTCGASNVSFGMPGRHTLNATWLPMAMASGLTSAIMDARTPMIVESVRAADVFLGHDDWGMAWISAHRAKQAAAEAATA
- a CDS encoding ASKHA domain-containing protein, with amino-acid sequence MTQPPEGPDFSIADVAREGLIERPGTEPVPHDGTGRVDLAFTVHSKAEGGADVPPAQRSVRVPPGVTVFDAASWNGIAIDSTCGGHGTCHKCKIQITSDVDVPITRHDARTFTESQLTDGWRLGCLVHATRDLKVEVPPLTTRPKAATVGIGRQVILRPALQKRYVELAEATLADQRTDLVRLTDAIDDLELTADLHVLRRLSTVLRQSDFKVTAVIVDEDLIDVEPGDTTGSRYAIAFDLGTTTVVGTLLDVSTGTPMAVTSMLNAQQPFGGDVITRISATMMDPEALGRLQDAAGRTLAELAEQVCREAGVDPAHVYEVAVAGNATMTALALGIDPEPLGVAPFVMSAAQPPSVLASDIGLSVHPRARAFFFPALGAYVGGDIVAGMLATGMDRDKRTRLFIDVGTNCEIVLSDGETILSTAAPAGPAFEGGAIRCGMRAADGAIEVIKLDPRAEGEDPAVTLGVIGDVEPKGLCGSGLVDAVAELVKVRLLDSSGRFVPDEDAKEIAPALADRMARIGEERVFILHRPTPDAEPNECVYLSQRDVRELQFAKAAISTGWSLLLEELGLEHRDVQQVLLAGSFGSYLSPASAVRIGLVPQLPVLRIVAAGNVAGEGAKMALLSVRERAGALALLEEVTYVELSDRPDFNDAFVDQLSFQAP